A single genomic interval of Lepidochelys kempii isolate rLepKem1 chromosome 13, rLepKem1.hap2, whole genome shotgun sequence harbors:
- the SLCO4A1 gene encoding solute carrier organic anion transporter family member 4A1, whose product MEMSYNLTGENEFSPPQNLIVTSASSPVENSLKEPCNTPLSNDTLYSNTNSPSDSYVKPLCDAASEKKSQCHKGVKYVSSEGDKLECGWGAFTPACLQFFNTPKGVLLFLCVASFLQGMIVNGFINTVITSIERRFDLHSYQSGLIASSYDIAACVCLTFVSYFGGNGHKPRWLGWGVLIMGVGSIVFALPHFTTSQYEVHFSEETGMCSSNHSVQCAESTSILSNYRFVFMLGQFLHGIGATPLYTLGVTYLDENVKSNYSPVYIAIFYTAAILGPAAGYLVGGMFLNIYTEIGKQIDLTPDNTLWVGAWWIGFLGAGAAALLTAIPILGYPRQLPGSQRYIIMRISEAHQLKDGSHETASDPDFGKTVKDLPRSLLLLLKNPTFIFLCLAGATEATLIAGMSTFGPKFLESQYGLSASEAATLFGYLVVPAGGGGTFLGGFFVNKLKLRCSGIIKLCLLCTVTSLLAAFIFFIHCPNMPMAGVTQMYNRSILLESSLNLTAACNAECDCLRELYSPVCGSDDIMYYSACHAGCKKKSFLDSGKKVYHECSCILENDPTGSAQAIAGRCTSSCERRTVLLVFMFFVIFFTFLCSIPALTATLRCVSDRQKSFALGIQWIVVRTLGGIPGPIAFGSLIDLSCLVWQDQCGEQGSCYVYQNSSMSRYTLVAGIVYKVVGTVFFLLACLLYKPPPPESLPGSSDASENGNCVLQENKSLQTQAAE is encoded by the exons ATGGAAATGTCTTATAATTTGACAGGAGAAAATGAATTCAGTCCCCCCCAGAATTTAATTGTAACCAGCGCATCCAGTCCAGTTGAGAACAGCTTAAAGGAGCCTTGTAACACACCACTGAGCAATGATACTTTATATTCCAACACAAACAGCCCTTCAGATTCTTATGTGAAACCTCTCTGTGATGCAGCATCCGAAAAGAAAAGCCAGTGCCACAAAGGAGTTAAATATGTCTCCTCCGAAGGAGACAaacttgagtgtgggtggggggctTTCACGCCTGCTTGTTTACAGTTCTTCAACACACCTAAGGGTGTCTTGTTATTCCTCTGTGTGGCTTCTTTTTTGCAAGGGATGATAGTGAATGGCTTCATTAATACAGTCATCACCTCAATAGAACGGCGCTTTGACCTGCACAGCTACCAGAGCGGACTGATTGCAAGCTCTTACGACATAGCAGCATGTGTCTGCTTGACGTTTGTCAGTTACTTTGGGGGCAATGGGCATAAACCACGGTGGCTGGGATGGGGAGTGCTCATTATGGGAGTAGGATCCATTGTCTTTGCATTGCCCCATTTCACCACTAGCCAGTATGAAGTACACTTCTCGGAAGAGACCGGCATGTGCTCTTCCAACCACAGCGTGCAGTGTGCGGAAAGCACGTCGATCCTCTCAAACTACAGATTTGTCTTCATGCTTGGGCAGTTCCTGCATGGTATTGGAGCGACACCACTCTACACTCTTGGAGTGACCTATTTAGATGAAAATGTCAAGTCTAACTACTCCCCTGTGTATATCG CTATTTTCTACACTGCTGCAATCCTTGGGCCCGCAGCAGGTTATCTGGTAGGAGGAATGTTTCTAAATATTTATACTGAAATAGGCAAACA AATTGATCTAACTCCAGATAATACTCTCTGGGTAGGGGCCTGGTGGATAGGATTCCTGGGTGCTGGAGCTGCTGCCCTTCTTACTGCCATTCCCATTCTGGGTTACCCTCGCCAGCTGCCAG GATCCCAGCGCTACATCATTATGAGAATCTCCGAGGCTCATCAGCTGAAAGATGGGAGCCATGAAACGGCATCAGATCCCGACTTTGGGAAAACAGTTAAAGATCTTCCACG ATCATTATTGCTGCTTCTGAAGAACCCTACCTTCATCTTCCTCTGTTTAGCTGGAGCAACTGAAGCCACGCTCATTGCGGGAATGTCTACTTTTGGACCCAAGTTCCTTGAGTCACAGTATGGTTTAAGTGCCTCCGAAGCTGCTACCTTGTTTG GTTATCTTGTCGTGCCagcggggggaggaggcacaTTCCTAGGAGGATTCTTCGTGAATAAGCTTAAGCTTCGCTGTTCAGGAATCATCAAGTTGTGTTTACTTTGCACAGTGACAAGTCTACTGGCTGCTTTCATATTTTTCATTCACTGCCCTAACATGCCTATGGCAGGAGTAACACAGATGTACAACCGAAG CATCTTACTGGAAAGCAGCTTAAACCTGACAGCAGCGTGCAATGCCGAATGTGATTGTCTAAGGGAGCTCTACAGTCCAGTCTGCGGAAGCGATGACATCATGTATTACTCTGCCTGCCATGCAGggtgcaaaaaaaaatcattcctcgATAGTGGCAAGAAG GTTTACCATGAGTGTAGCTGTATCCTGGAGAATGATCCCACTGGTTCTGCCCAAGCGATAGCAGGGAGATGCACTTCCTCCTGTGAGAGAAGGACTGTCCTTCTGGTTTTCATGTTTTTTGTGATTTTCTTTACATTCCTATGCAGTATTCCTGCACTGACTGCAACTCTACG GTGTGTCTCCGACAGACAGAAATCATTTGCACTAGGAATCCAGTGGATTGTAGTAAGAACTCTAG GAGGCATTCCCGGTCCTATTGCCTTTGGCTCTTTGATTGATCTATCATGTCTGGTGTGGCAGGACCAGTGTGGAGAACAAGGTTCTTGCTACGTTTACCAGAACTCCTCCATGAGCCGATACACTCTGGTTGCTGGAATTGTCTACAAG GTGGTTGGAACAGTCTTCTTCCTGCTGGCCTGTTTACTTTACAAACCGCCTCCGCCAGAATCCCTACCAGGGAGCTCAGATGCATCAGAAAATGGGAACTGTGTCCTCCAGGAGAACAAATCTCTCCAGACGCAAGCTGCTGAATAG